In the genome of Entelurus aequoreus isolate RoL-2023_Sb linkage group LG08, RoL_Eaeq_v1.1, whole genome shotgun sequence, one region contains:
- the mki67 gene encoding proliferation marker protein Ki-67 isoform X3, which translates to MPLHGKIVVIKRSGGDGTEFPLTASCLFGRKPDCDIRIQVAQVSKEHCRIDLNENKEVILTNLSSVNPTRVNGEALQQSERLKHGDVITIVDRSFRFEYPPAPTPKKFAKEGKSESPKPHLKDGTNHSIQRSLEDTKEAGDMEPSKAVSPFSDLYQMIRKSLDVKTPRKYSDNNFQRPMRKIQEDAATIEPPKTDLACGEGVAEAITPKSNQKIKNPSQILVSDAAHTPLKDAENVISEATSPQTRQRMAPQRFSAGDAMEKVCSPTPKSPMRRRSKEVTPAKEQGKVMHSPKADSAGVAGKAVLKKRKSAELLMKKRVSFGGYLVPELFDKKLPPDSPLRKGDTPRRSLSLEKPKQSLLRRASVIGLLNEADVMESPNRPPAKKSLKRKSLSPGKTKSVSLNRKSPGKKSPKSASPKRESPGKKSPKSASPKRASPGKKSPKSASPKRASPGKKSPKSASPKRESPGKKSPKSASPKRESFGKKSPKAASLKRESPGKKSPKSKTPSPKLPRSTRVSPKGASPRKKSPKSSTLSAIASPSGKKSPTSKPSTPKRAFSFSKKLATPMANTRTSLKSTPSQETPKAKTSSASQRETSSVQGRFSVSRIKTPSPIAEDAVTTQCAMDTPKIPLRRKSMKSTSRKTPCLARSAVKVMLRRSSVSRASLKVMSTWADTVKFGKAKVKAVVPAKKVLKSTSNATTVKKNMSKQKTPVRKPLGHTSTGHANSPVTIIVGRALKQTAVHAAAVPKVVFSTAISKKNLKMDEDLSGISEMFKTPVNERKQSSLQNKSSAVKAPVGVMESALPEPSLLNTPEEPGEMMVSPLTAASVVKAGRFNKEAVKRLLDDESSFNCDVSTLDSVATPEQKPQLPECLTGGKRTTNTLTQEPVQALREKLVQTPKQKPEQQELVPGVKKITPKPKNEPVEDLRGKLLKTPKQKPEQQECLTGVKRIMKTPRQKTTPIEHLRGKLLKTPKQKPQVADISFGGLADLLKTPQGQESQSQEADTETPNVEITPMSCMSDVKRMVKTPKQKSAPVEDMFGIERLMKTPKERSEPVEEHFGIKRLVKSPRLRGNAPVEDFEGLQDLMEEPIPEPLKQTETSECGDQATLNSSDLVIAAKGETATVLVEVPIDYCEPSDAKEVFSEAVIEDETPAMTEIPATDAAPSKKPIRGRKAKMVKSKAANNKQEMAEPSQDIVPVRGRRGRNADPVGPTRDVVEPAQEEAKAAQTTKKGRGAKKVSEQVETFPESKQSLPPADNGRDAPLEKDAVKPKQGRKPKHESVQSKTTLPETDLTSAGSDHASPEGDGDDKLEQTPSEQKYVLTVQKKSVRGRRGKLVVDSRAEEEVCKEAVDLAVVKARRGKKTVAIATPARRQTTRSKKPKEDSVGAQSKIVQDVEVNLEPVMSADAVNEETTSTTMQEDEPAVELVVKPSRGRKTKRAQLEPPQPVPEGTPNSVSKQAKLPASPSPKRRRGRKVISVSAELKEVSKDPSEETKQQSKSVSKTRGRNTRQVAEPQEAVKKLRNSKKDVEEHVPVETEAPLVTEPQKVCDTTPGVAKTRRGGVKKSKQEAAKLNSESTEDQEGPIETPTEKPKRDRGSEPVEDVDGTTEVSEEKPEQKPQRGRGVKTNSKRDLLQVVPAKRARRGAKEVEVPESTAALVKPVKRGRQAAAKVSSESNTTHDSNAKISTRSVRWKPEVEVYEIPKATPVKVVRGRKSKLADQADTPSQSESKNAHQTEEDLSGKAAEAQPAKRTRQGAKAAGKAESPNKVEEPRTRRGRSANK; encoded by the exons ATGCCACTTCATGGGAAAATAGTCGTGATCAAACGGAGTGGAGGAGATGGCACCGAATTTCCCCTCACTGCGTCCTGCTTGTTTGGAAG GAAGCCCGACTGCGATATTCGTATTCAGGTTGCTCAGGTCTCTAAGGAGCACTGCCGGATTGACTTAAATGAAAATAAAGAG GTTATTTTGACAAATCTGAGCTCAGTAAACCCGACCCGTGTCAACGGAGAGGCTCTACAGCAGTCTGAGCGCTTGAAGCATGGAGATGTTATAACCATTGTTGATCGTTCTTTCAG GTTTGAGTACCCGCCAGCACCTACTCCAAAGAAATTTGCTAAAGAAGGCAAAAGTGAATCTCCTAAACCACATCTGAAAGATGGAACAAATCACAGCATCCAGCGATCCCTGGAGGACACCAAGGAGGCTGGTGATATGGAACCTAGCAAGGCTGTGTCCCCTTTTAGTGATCTCTATCAAATGATCAGAAAATCTCTGGATGTCAAGACCCCTCGAAAGTATTCTGACAACAACTTCCAGAGGCCAATGAGAAAAATCCAGGAAGATGCTGCCACAATAGAACCGCCAAAAACCGACCTGGCTTGCGGTGAAGGTGTCGCAGAGGCCATCACCCCAAAATCCAACCAGAAGATCAAGAATCCTTCCCAGATTCTTGTATCTGATGCAGCACACACTCCTCTTAAAGATGCAGAAAATGTCATATCCGAAGCAACCTCACCACAGACCAGGCAGCGTATGGCTCCTCAGAGGTTTTCTGCAGGTGACGCTATGGAGAAAGTGTGTTCTCCAACACCTAAGTCGCCAATGAGACGGAGGAGTAAGGAGGTTACACCAGCCAAGGAACAGGGGAAAGTAATGCATAGTCCTAAAGCTGACTCGGCAGGAGTCGCCGgaaaag CAGTGCTCAAAAAACGCAAGAGTGCAGAGCTTTTAATGAAGAAACGGGTTTCCTTCGGAGGCTACTTAGTTCCTGAGTTGTTTGACAAGAAATTGCCACCAGATTCTCCGCTACGAAAAGGAGACACTCCAAGGAGGAGCCTGAGTCTGGAGAAACCCAAACAGTCGCTGCTTCGACGTGCTTCAGTCATTGGCCTGCTAAAT GAGGCAGATGTGATGGAATCGCCTAATCGCCCGCCTGCTAAAAAATCCCTGAAAAGGAAGTCCCTGTCTCCGGGAAAGACAAAATCCGTCTCTCTAAATAGGAAATCACCAGGAAAAAAGTCACCAAAATCAGCCTCTCCAAAGAGGGAATCACCAGGAAAGAAGTCACCCAAATCAGCCTCTCCAAAGAGGGCATCACCAGGAAAGAAGTCACCCAAATCAGCCTCTCCAAAGAGGGCATCACCAGGAAAGAAGTCACCTAAATCAGCCTCTCCAAAGAGGGAATCACCAGGAAAGAAGTCACCAAAATCAGCCTCTCCAAAGAGGGAATCATTTGGAAAAAAGTCACCAAAAGCAGCCTCTCTAAAGAGAGAATCACCAGGAAAGAAGTCCCCAAAATCAAAGACACCTTCTCCCAAGTTGCCAAGATCTACAAGAGTATCTCCCAAGGGGGCGTCACCTAGAAAGAAGTCGCCAAAATCCAGCACTCTCTCTGCCATAGCCTCACCTTCTGGGAAGAAATCTCCTACATCGAAACCTAGCACACCTAAGAGAGCCTTTTCCTTCAGTAAGAAACTGGCAACTCCTATGGCCAACACGAGGACATCCCTCAAGTCTACTCCTTCTCAGGAAACACCAAAAGCTAAAACCTCTTCAGCCTCTCAAAGGGAAACTTCTTCCGTGCAAGGGCGCTTCTCTGTGTCACGCATCAAAACCCCTTCGCCAATCGCAGAGGACGCCGTCACAACGCAGTGTGCTATGGACACACCCAAAATCCCACTGAGAAGGAAGAGCATGAAGAGCACATCGCGCAAGACCCCCTGCTTGGCAAGGAGTGCTGTCAAAGTCATGCTCAGAAGAAGTAGCGTTTCACGGGCATCTTTGAAAG TGATGAGTACCTGGGCGGACACTGTCAAGTTTGGCAAGGCTAAAGTCAAAGCGGTTGTACCAGcaaaaaaagtattgaaaagtacttCAAATGCCACAACGGTTAAGAAGAACATGTCCAAACAGAAG ACCCCCGTTAGAAAGCCGCTGGGCCACACGAGCACTGGACACGCAAACTCACCTGTCACCATCATTGTGGGCCGAGCTTTAAAGCAGACAGCCGTGCACGCTGCTGCTGTGCCAAAAGTGGTCTTTAGTACAGCAATCTCAAagaaaaacctgaaaatggacgAGGATTTGTCTG GAATTTCTGAAATGTTCAAAACGCCTGTGAATGAGAGGAAGCAGAGCTCTCTGCAAAACAAGAGCAGTGCTGTTAAGGCACCAGTGGGAGTCATGGAGTCTGCTTTGCCCGAACCTTCCTTGTTGAACACCCCTGAAGAGCCAG GTGAAATGATGGTTTCTCCACTCACTGCTGCATCTGTTGTGAAAGCAGGCAGATTCAACAAAGAGGCAGTGAAACGCCTTCTTGATGATGAGTCTAGCTTCAACTGTGACGTCTCTACTTTGGATTCTGTAGCAACTCCTGAACAGAAGCCCCAACTACCTGAGTGTCTCACTGGAGGGAAGAGGACCACAAATACCCTTACACAGGAACCTGTGCAGGCCCTCAGAGAAAAACTTGTACAAACGCCCAAACAGAAACCTGAGCAACAAGAGTTAGTCCCTGGAGTGAAGAAGATCACCCCTAAACCTAAAAATGAACCTGTGGAGGACTTAAGAGGAAAGCTTTTGAAGACACCGAAACAGAAGCCTGAGCAGCAAGAGTGCCTCACCGGAGTGAAAAGGATCATGAAGACCCCCAGACAGAAGACCACACCCATTGAGCATCTGAGAGGAAAACTTCTGAAAACTCCCAAGCAGAAGCCTCAAGTAGCTGACATTTCTTTCGGTGGTCTCGCTGATTTGCTGAAGACACCACAAGGTCAAGAATCACAATCTCAAGAAGCCGACACGGAAACTCCAAATGTGGAGATCACCCCGATGAGCTGCATGTCCGATGTCAAGAGAATGGTAAAAACACCGAAACAGAAAAGTGCTCCAGTTGAAGACATGTTTGGTATCGAGAGGCTCATGAAAACTCCTAAAGAGCGAAGTGAACCGGTAGAAGAGCACTTTGGTATCAAGAGACTTGTGAAGTCACCCAGATTGAGGGGCAATGCACCTGTGGAAGACTTTGAGGGACTTCAGGATCTCATGGAGGAGCCAATACCTGAGCCCCTGAAGCAGACAGAAACATCCGAG tgtggaGATCAAGCAACCTTAAACAGCAGTGATTTGGTCATAGCGGCTAAAG GAGAAACTGCGACAGTTTTGGTGGAGGTGCCCATTGATTATTGTGAGCCATCTGATGCTAAGGAAGTTTTTTCTGAAGCTGTGATAGAAGACGAGACACCAGCAATGACAGAAATACCTGCTACTGATGCCGCCCCTTCCAAGAAACCCATCCGAGGCAGAAAGGCGAAAATGGTGAAATCCAAAGCAGCTAATAATAAACAGGAGATGGCAGAACCTTCTCAAGATATTGTTCCTGTTAGAGGAAGACGCGGTAGAAATGCTGATCCTGTTGGACCTACCAGGGATGTTGTTGAGCCTGCCCAGGAAGAAGCAAAAGCTGCTCAAACGACGAAGAAAGGAAGAGGTGCCAAAAAAGTCTCTGAGCAGGTCGAAACGTTTCCTGAGAGCAAGCAGAGTCTTCCCCCTGCAGATAATGGCCGTGATGCACCCTTGGAAAAGGATGCCGTGAAGCCCAAGCAAGGACGAAAACCCAAGCATGAATCTGTGCAGTCCAAAACTACACTGCCAGAGACAGATTTGACGTCTGCCGGTAGTGACCATGCGTCCCCAGAAG GTGATGGTGATGACAAGCTAGAGCAGACACCAAGCGAACAGAAATATGTTTTGACTGTACAGAAGAAGTCTGTACGTGGGAGAAGAGGCAAATTAGTGGTGGACTCTAGAGCAGAGGAGGAAGTATGTAAAGAAGCTGTTGACTTGGCTGTAGTCAAAGCAAGAAGAGGAAAGAAGACTGTGGCGATTGCAACACCTGCTAGGCGACAAACTACTAGAAGTAAAAAACCCAAGGAAGACTCGGTTGGTGCGCAATCAAAAATTGTTCAAGATGTGGAGGTGAATTTGGAGCCTGTGATGTCAGCAGATGCAGTGAATGAGGAAACGACATCTACCACTATGCAAGAGGATGAGCCTGCAGTGGAACTGGTCGTAAAGCCGAGTCGGGGCAGGAAGACAAAGCGTGCCCAACTTGAACCACCTCAGCCAGTGCCGGAAGGAACACCAAACAGTGTCTCCAAACAAGCTAAGCTACCAGCGTCTCCTAGCCCTAAACGGAGACGAGGGAGAAAGGTGATCTCTGTAAGTGCTGAGCTAAAGGAAGTTTCAAAAGACCCCTCTGAGGAGACAAAGCAGCAGTCCAAGTCTGTCTCCAAAACTAGAGGAAGGAATACCAGGCAGGTAGCAGAGCCCCAGGAGGCAGTTAAAAAACTGAGGAATAGCAAAAAGGATGTAGAAGAACATGTCCCAGTGGAAACTGAAGCACCACTTGTTACAGAACCGCAAAAGGTATGTGATACAACACCCGGGGTTGCAAAAACTAGACGAGGAGGTGTGAAAAAATCAAAGCAAGAAGCAGCAAAACTCAACTCTGAATCCACAGAGGACCAAGAGGGTCCAATTGAGACACCAACCGAAAAACCCAAACGGGACAGGGGATCAGAACCAGTTGAAGATGTTGATGGAACCACAGAAGTGTCAGAGGAAAAACCTGAGCAGAAGCCGCAAAGGGGAAGAGGAGTGAAAACCAATTCAAAACGTGACCTTCTACAAGTTGTTCCAGCTAAAAGAGCGCGACGAGGAGCCAAAGAAGTGGAAGTTCCAGAGTCAACTGCAGCGTTAGTTAAACCCGTCAAAAGGGGAAGACAGGCAGCAGCCAAAGTCTCATCAGAGTCAAATACCACTCACGATTCAAACGCCAAAATATCCACCAGATCAGTGAGGTGGAAACCGGAGGTGGAGGTTTACGAGATTCCAAAAGCAACGCCCGTGAAAGTGGTTCGAGGCAGAAAGTCAAAGCTTGCTGATCAAGCTGACACTCCAAGTCAGAGTGAGTCAAAAAATGCCCATCAAACTGAAGAGGATCTCTCAGGTAAAGCTGCGGAAGCTCAACCTGCCAAAAGAACGAGGCAAGGAGCGAAGGCTGCAGGCAAAGCAGAGTCCCCCAACAAAGTTGAAGAGCCAAGAACCAGAAGAGGAAGATCAGCAAATAAATGA